In Chitinophaga varians, the following are encoded in one genomic region:
- a CDS encoding DUF6620 family protein, protein MSENPLLAPIHGITLEDYSAACAKLGSGLSEADVATALGVELPVWQEANLLWPERMKQDASFEIVTLFGQYFGQADQHPKFSNLKANTSAEGNANTERIKSDKAFYQELEVARNTAYEYGLDGAQWVADKYGITLGDFQIAASIWSEQIHQDIQANFEAYTSQQDAYKAKYQQLFADAQGGNVADDIQF, encoded by the coding sequence ATGTCTGAAAATCCGTTATTAGCCCCCATTCACGGCATTACCCTGGAAGATTACAGCGCAGCCTGTGCTAAATTAGGAAGCGGTTTGAGCGAGGCCGATGTGGCCACCGCCCTCGGCGTGGAATTGCCTGTATGGCAGGAAGCCAACCTCCTGTGGCCCGAGCGTATGAAGCAGGATGCTTCTTTCGAGATCGTTACCCTGTTCGGGCAATATTTTGGCCAGGCCGACCAGCATCCTAAATTCAGCAACCTGAAAGCCAATACTTCCGCAGAAGGAAACGCGAACACAGAAAGAATTAAATCCGATAAAGCCTTCTACCAGGAACTGGAAGTGGCCAGGAACACAGCATATGAATACGGCCTGGACGGCGCACAGTGGGTGGCGGATAAATACGGTATCACGCTGGGTGATTTCCAGATTGCCGCATCTATCTGGAGTGAACAGATCCACCAGGACATACAGGCTAACTTCGAAGCCTATACGTCGCAGCAGGATGCTTACAAGGCAAAATATCAGCAGCTGTTTGCAGATGCCCAGGGCGGCAATGTGGCGGATGACATCCAGTTTTAA
- a CDS encoding class I lanthipeptide: protein MKKKNPLNPKLSLNKKTVGILLQKPGIAMAGNQLAALKGGRLTTIGKTCIPWTFGEACEVN from the coding sequence ATGAAAAAGAAAAACCCGTTGAACCCAAAACTGTCCCTGAACAAAAAAACAGTCGGCATACTGTTACAGAAGCCTGGCATAGCGATGGCTGGGAACCAGCTCGCAGCGCTGAAAGGCGGCCGTCTCACCACTATCGGAAAGACCTGCATTCCCTGGACTTTCGGAGAAGCCTGTGAGGTGAACTAA
- a CDS encoding glycoside hydrolase family 19 protein: MKIPPLITIVLLCLLCRARTSANGPAHPANVKFAADTSVSSLISSAEWDVLFPHRFNPDDRTGAGTLPTSPDKDFYSYSNFVEAVRRMANVKVLLERRCGTDYYRITRTDKTTGAITVIRTDPGFNDPTWSGLAIITQVLDYGTFAAEGDINARKRELVAFLANISQETTGGWPTAPGGQYAWGLYFREEQGYEGTNNIGYRDETNTIYPPAPGKSYHGRGPIQISYNYNYGQASELIFGDKNVLLANPEKVIQDGVIAFETGLWFWMAPQYPKPSCHDVMVPGKWTPTPAQQAAGIKPGFGATVNIINGGIECGSGQENTKVLSRIAHFQRYATIKQVSLELNGGNNTANCGCANMSRFTVDNGECASLTSIRFLQPANGILSTTYLGPVTVAVTKNDPRNEISKIQIIVNGQLFNDSVIQWTPPAYNKYTATAKGIRNGLDTVTSTVSFAVWNSTTFEGCANLPPWQASQNYTTAGNIVLYNNNIYRNKWWAGSASVPGSSDTWELLGACTGGPRTDTGCSGIAQWMPSKAYSAGNLAVYKNKIYKANWWTQNNQPDQNSGAGQPWTYVRDCGASAAVSQAVSNTVIYPNPVAGNVLYVKFAAPAGGKYYLSVLHNTTLQRMQQVYYEASHDGWHTVQLDVNRLPAGVWILQISGDGANRNSAVTFIKN; the protein is encoded by the coding sequence ATGAAAATCCCCCCTCTGATTACGATTGTATTACTATGTCTGTTATGCCGGGCACGTACGTCAGCCAACGGACCCGCACATCCGGCGAACGTGAAGTTTGCCGCCGATACGTCTGTTTCTTCACTGATCAGCAGTGCGGAATGGGACGTGCTTTTTCCTCACCGTTTCAATCCCGACGACCGTACCGGCGCCGGAACACTGCCCACAAGCCCTGACAAGGATTTTTATTCCTACAGCAATTTTGTGGAAGCGGTACGGCGCATGGCCAATGTAAAGGTGCTGCTGGAAAGGCGCTGTGGTACTGACTACTACCGCATCACCCGTACTGACAAAACCACGGGTGCTATCACCGTGATCCGGACCGATCCGGGTTTTAATGACCCTACCTGGAGCGGACTGGCCATTATTACACAGGTGCTGGACTATGGCACCTTTGCGGCAGAAGGCGATATCAATGCCCGGAAAAGGGAACTGGTGGCCTTTCTGGCCAACATCTCCCAGGAAACAACGGGAGGCTGGCCCACGGCCCCCGGCGGGCAATACGCCTGGGGATTGTATTTCCGCGAAGAGCAAGGTTACGAAGGCACCAACAACATCGGTTACCGGGATGAGACCAACACCATATACCCTCCCGCGCCCGGGAAGTCTTATCATGGCAGGGGACCCATTCAGATCAGCTACAACTACAACTATGGCCAGGCCAGCGAGCTGATATTCGGTGACAAAAACGTATTGCTGGCCAATCCCGAAAAAGTGATACAGGATGGCGTCATCGCCTTCGAAACCGGTCTCTGGTTCTGGATGGCCCCTCAGTATCCCAAACCATCCTGCCACGATGTAATGGTCCCCGGCAAATGGACGCCCACGCCGGCACAGCAGGCCGCCGGCATTAAGCCAGGATTTGGCGCTACGGTCAACATCATCAACGGCGGTATCGAATGCGGCAGCGGACAGGAAAATACCAAAGTACTGAGCCGCATCGCACACTTCCAGCGCTATGCCACTATCAAACAGGTGAGCCTGGAACTGAATGGTGGCAACAACACCGCCAACTGCGGTTGTGCCAATATGTCCAGATTTACCGTCGACAACGGAGAGTGCGCCAGCCTTACATCCATCCGTTTCCTGCAACCCGCCAATGGAATCCTTTCCACTACGTACCTGGGCCCCGTTACCGTGGCCGTCACCAAAAACGATCCCCGTAATGAAATCAGCAAAATCCAGATCATTGTAAACGGCCAGCTGTTCAATGACTCCGTTATTCAATGGACGCCGCCGGCGTACAACAAATACACTGCCACGGCAAAGGGTATACGAAACGGACTGGATACCGTTACTTCCACCGTAAGCTTCGCCGTATGGAACAGCACTACGTTTGAAGGCTGCGCCAACCTCCCGCCATGGCAGGCTTCCCAGAACTACACCACGGCAGGAAATATTGTCCTCTATAACAACAACATCTACCGTAATAAATGGTGGGCAGGCAGCGCCAGCGTGCCTGGCAGCAGTGATACCTGGGAACTGCTGGGCGCCTGCACCGGCGGCCCGCGGACAGATACCGGCTGCAGCGGCATCGCGCAATGGATGCCGTCTAAAGCCTATTCCGCCGGCAACCTGGCCGTGTATAAAAACAAAATCTACAAGGCTAACTGGTGGACCCAAAACAATCAGCCTGACCAGAACAGCGGCGCAGGGCAACCCTGGACGTATGTACGGGATTGCGGCGCCAGCGCGGCTGTCAGCCAGGCGGTCAGCAACACCGTGATATACCCCAATCCTGTTGCCGGTAATGTGCTGTATGTAAAATTCGCTGCGCCGGCAGGAGGGAAGTACTACCTGTCGGTGCTTCATAACACCACCTTGCAGCGCATGCAACAGGTGTATTACGAAGCATCCCACGATGGTTGGCATACCGTACAGCTGGACGTAAACCGTTTGCCGGCCGGCGTATGGATACTGCAAATCAGTGGTGATGGCGCCAACAGGAACAGCGCCGTCACGTTCATAAAAAATTAA
- a CDS encoding proline dehydrogenase family protein: MDKLLSIGSAALKKAALNEEAKAFILENEALFNVLKKAADRYIGGETLEETLVKVVQQNQQGFKCSVEFMGESTRNEQEALDATREFIRICRETGSRKLYSTVSLDLSHIGLAVSEDLCFSNLMAICAEAAQSATEVIISAEGTERTDAIINTYKRAVREYSGVGITMQAYLYRSKDDFKELIKEPGRIRIVKGAFETAPGLSMPRGEQLDEAYLGYVAQLLFDGHLCSIATHHHEVQQQVKELIRQYKPAKDRYEFESLYGIQTEQLEVLKEEGHPAKLYFVYGKEWYLYLCNRLAEYPLNIFRALNDIVS, from the coding sequence ATGGATAAATTATTGAGTATAGGATCAGCAGCGCTAAAGAAAGCGGCCTTAAATGAAGAGGCAAAGGCATTTATTCTGGAGAACGAGGCTTTATTTAACGTATTGAAAAAGGCGGCCGACAGGTACATCGGTGGTGAAACGCTGGAGGAAACTCTCGTGAAAGTAGTACAACAAAATCAGCAGGGCTTTAAATGCTCGGTGGAATTTATGGGCGAAAGCACCCGGAATGAGCAGGAGGCCCTGGACGCTACCCGGGAGTTCATCAGGATATGCCGGGAAACAGGCAGCCGCAAATTATATTCAACCGTATCACTGGACCTCTCCCATATTGGACTGGCCGTCTCCGAAGACCTGTGTTTTAGCAACCTGATGGCTATCTGCGCGGAAGCTGCCCAAAGCGCGACAGAGGTGATCATCAGCGCGGAAGGCACCGAGCGTACGGACGCTATCATTAACACCTATAAACGTGCAGTAAGGGAATACAGCGGTGTAGGCATTACCATGCAGGCCTATCTCTACCGGTCAAAAGACGATTTTAAAGAGCTTATAAAAGAGCCGGGAAGAATCAGAATTGTAAAGGGTGCATTTGAAACAGCCCCCGGGCTTTCCATGCCAAGGGGAGAACAGCTGGACGAAGCCTATCTCGGCTACGTGGCGCAACTGTTGTTTGATGGCCATCTGTGTTCCATTGCTACACATCATCATGAGGTGCAACAGCAGGTGAAGGAACTGATACGCCAGTATAAGCCGGCTAAAGACAGGTATGAATTTGAAAGCCTGTATGGTATCCAGACAGAACAGCTGGAGGTGTTAAAGGAAGAAGGACATCCCGCTAAATTGTATTTCGTTTATGGGAAAGAGTGGTACCTCTACTTATGCAACCGGCTGGCGGAATATCCTTTGAACATCTTCCGGGCATTGAACGATATCGTTAGCTGA
- a CDS encoding serine hydrolase domain-containing protein, whose amino-acid sequence MRKTVFLAYLLVTIGNAFGQSSKVNLFIDSFVIKNNFNGTILLAKENSAWYKKSFGFANFRQQIPNTTDTRYKIASITKAFTAVLIFQLYEKGKIDLYKTINNYLPDYKGEAANKVTLLQLLNMTSGIHNMDADLTLESALKKGMPQYQLPHTTDEMLTLYSSGKLETEPGKVWDYNNADYIILGKIIERVTGKTFEENLQASILQPLEMANSGIAYQQKIIPRLADTYFYRDDIKALVNDLPAYMENWYASGAMYATADDILRFANALFGKKLLKQATLDLMFTSGLNEYGCGVWVYKDYEIHHRHYTIIKRPGSIMGAQAMLFHVLEKGATIIILSNAATTSLDEFAAKIAEQVVE is encoded by the coding sequence ATGAGAAAGACCGTCTTCCTGGCATATCTTCTTGTCACTATTGGCAACGCATTCGGACAATCCTCCAAGGTGAACCTGTTTATCGATTCCTTTGTCATAAAAAACAATTTCAACGGTACCATTCTGCTGGCCAAAGAAAATAGTGCCTGGTATAAAAAGAGTTTCGGCTTCGCCAACTTCCGGCAGCAAATCCCCAATACAACTGATACCCGTTATAAAATCGCCTCTATCACCAAAGCCTTTACAGCCGTATTGATCTTCCAACTGTATGAAAAAGGTAAAATTGATTTATATAAAACCATCAATAACTATCTTCCCGATTACAAAGGAGAAGCAGCCAATAAAGTGACGCTCTTACAGTTGCTGAATATGACATCCGGCATCCACAATATGGATGCGGACCTCACCCTCGAATCAGCACTGAAGAAGGGCATGCCACAGTATCAGCTACCACATACCACTGACGAGATGCTCACGCTTTACAGTAGCGGCAAACTGGAAACGGAACCAGGTAAAGTATGGGATTACAACAATGCCGATTATATCATCCTCGGGAAAATAATTGAACGTGTTACGGGCAAAACCTTTGAAGAAAATCTCCAGGCCAGCATCCTGCAACCATTGGAGATGGCCAATAGCGGCATTGCCTATCAGCAGAAGATAATTCCCCGCCTCGCCGACACCTATTTCTACCGTGACGATATTAAAGCCCTGGTCAACGATCTTCCGGCTTACATGGAAAACTGGTATGCTTCCGGCGCTATGTATGCCACCGCCGATGATATACTCAGGTTTGCCAACGCTTTGTTTGGCAAGAAACTGTTAAAACAGGCTACGCTCGATCTGATGTTTACCTCCGGGCTCAACGAATATGGCTGCGGCGTGTGGGTTTATAAAGATTATGAGATTCACCACAGGCATTATACCATTATCAAAAGGCCTGGCTCTATTATGGGCGCACAGGCCATGCTGTTTCATGTGCTGGAAAAAGGCGCTACAATTATTATCCTCAGTAATGCCGCCACTACCAGCCTGGACGAGTTTGCGGCGAAGATCGCAGAGCAGGTCGTTGAATAA
- a CDS encoding GNAT family N-acetyltransferase, translating into MALEFRKATSADADQIWNILEKAIARRKAEGSDQWQDGYPNPAVVAHDIENGHGYVLAGEGKIAGYIAVLINDEPAYAEIKGTWLTDGDFVVYHRVAISDDFLGQGLAQEMLKRVDEYAAANNIRSVRADTNFDNKGMLRIFEKLGYVYCGEVFFRGSARLAFEKVLP; encoded by the coding sequence ATGGCATTGGAATTCAGAAAAGCGACATCAGCAGATGCAGACCAGATTTGGAACATATTGGAGAAAGCTATCGCACGCAGAAAAGCCGAAGGCAGCGACCAGTGGCAGGACGGATATCCTAATCCTGCTGTAGTGGCCCACGACATAGAAAACGGACATGGCTATGTTCTGGCCGGCGAAGGTAAAATAGCCGGTTATATAGCAGTGCTCATCAATGATGAACCGGCCTATGCGGAGATCAAAGGCACCTGGCTGACAGACGGTGATTTTGTAGTATACCATCGTGTAGCCATTTCAGATGATTTCCTCGGTCAGGGCCTGGCACAGGAGATGTTAAAGCGCGTGGACGAGTATGCTGCCGCGAACAATATCAGGAGCGTCCGGGCAGACACCAACTTCGATAATAAAGGTATGTTGCGCATTTTCGAGAAGCTGGGTTATGTGTATTGCGGCGAGGTGTTCTTCCGTGGCTCAGCACGGCTGGCATTCGAGAAAGTATTGCCTTAA